Proteins found in one archaeon genomic segment:
- a CDS encoding sugar phosphate isomerase/epimerase, translating into MKIGLSTWSLLSLDVYSAVRAIGESGIDYIELWGEVPHAYPDWIDKKRLRDSLSAFDFTTTIHGPFTDLNPATPFEPVRGAILRTLSDYVELGAYLGASIITFHPGTVHNEKMVSKSSETSASTLRELVKVSDGRLSINFENQTRSHSKYHYPLASTEDSIKTLLSSTEGTHFTLDTGHAHASGLSSEHVADLAGSRLSEVHLSDNAGAADDHLIPGEGSAHLEPLMERFARSDLLVCLELDPHRYSPDQALKGASEFKSRLGRKGGAAN; encoded by the coding sequence TTGAAGATAGGCCTTAGCACGTGGTCGCTCCTGAGCTTGGACGTCTACTCCGCCGTCCGCGCGATCGGCGAGTCGGGCATCGACTACATCGAGCTCTGGGGGGAGGTACCTCACGCCTACCCTGACTGGATAGACAAGAAGCGGCTCCGCGACTCTCTCTCAGCATTCGATTTCACTACGACCATCCACGGCCCGTTCACCGACCTCAACCCCGCGACACCCTTCGAGCCGGTGAGGGGCGCCATCCTGAGGACCCTGTCAGACTACGTCGAACTGGGGGCATACCTCGGGGCCTCCATCATCACCTTCCATCCCGGGACCGTCCACAACGAGAAGATGGTCAGCAAGTCCTCAGAGACCTCCGCCTCCACTTTGAGGGAGCTGGTCAAGGTCAGCGACGGCAGGCTCTCCATCAACTTCGAGAACCAGACCCGCAGCCACTCAAAATACCACTACCCTCTCGCGAGCACCGAAGACTCGATCAAGACCCTACTTTCCTCCACAGAGGGGACCCACTTCACCCTCGACACCGGACACGCCCACGCCAGCGGGCTCTCCTCCGAACACGTCGCAGACCTCGCCGGCTCAAGGCTCTCCGAGGTCCACCTGAGCGACAACGCGGGCGCCGCAGACGACCACCTGATTCCCGGCGAAGGCAGCGCCCACCTCGAGCCTCTGATGGAGCGCTTCGCCCGCTCTGACCTGCTGGTGTGCCTCGAGCTCGACCCTCACAGGTACTCCCCCGACCAGGCGCTGAAGGGAGCCTCGGAATTTAAGTCAAGGCTGGGCCGAAAGGGAGGCGCCGCAAATTGA